The following nucleotide sequence is from Pseudomonas putida S13.1.2.
TGCTCGACATCGAACTGCCGCGCACCGACCCGCGTGCCTTCACCCTGCTGGTGGGCTACCAAGGCTGTGCCGACAAAGGCCTGTGCTACCCACCGGAAACCGCACGCCTGAGCATCGATGGCGAAGGCGGTGCCAACGCCCCCGCAACCGCCGAACACGGCTGGAACTGGAAATCGCTGCTGTTGTTCTTCCTCGCCGGGGTCGGCCTGACCTTTACCCCGTGCGTACTGCCGATGCTGCCGATCCTGTCGGGCGTAGTGCTGCGCGGCCAGGTCGGTGGCCTGCGCGGGCTGTCGCTGTCGCTGGCCTACGTGCTGCCGATGGCGGCCAGTTTCGCGGCGCTCGGCGCGCTGATGGGCCTGTTCGGCGCCGGCCTGAACCTGCAGGCGCGCCTGCAGTCGGCCTGGGTGCTGGTGCCCTTCGCGCTGTTTTTCGTGCTGTTCGCCCTGGCCATGTTCGGCCTGTTCGAGCTGAAGCTGCCCCAGGCACTGAGCAACCGCCTGAACAACGTCGCCAACCATACCCGGGGTGGCTCGCTGCTGGGCGCGGCAGTGCTGGGCGTGCTCTCCAGCCTGCTGGTTTCGCCTTGTGTGTCAGCCCCCCTGGCTGGCGCCTTGCTGTATATCAGCGCCAGCGGCGATGCCCTGGGCGGCGCGCTCAAGCTGTTCGCCCTGGGCCTGGGTATGGGTGCCCCGCTGTTGCTGGTGGCCACCGGTGGCGCGGCCTGGCTGCCGAAAAGCGGCCCGTGGATGAACACGGTGAAAAACGCCATCGGTGTATTGCTGCTGGGGCTGGCCATCGGCTTGCTCAGCCGCGTGCTGCCGGGCCCTGCGACCTTGCTGCTGGTGGGTTTCCTCGCCGCTGGCGTGGCACTGTTCCTCGGCGCCCTGGAATTCGTCGTCAAGGATGCACGCCAGCGCCTGGCCCAACTGCTCGGCCTGGCCTTGCTGGTGTACGCCCTGGCCTGCTGGTACGGCGCCCTGAGCGGCCAAGGCGACCCGCTTCGCCCGCTGCCCGTTGCAACCCTTGCGGCCGCCGGCAGCAGCCAGGCGGCAAAGGCGGATGCCTGGCAGACCATCACCACCCCCACCGCACTGGACGCCGCACTGGCCCAGGCCAAGGCGGCCGGCCAGCCGGTGCTGCTGGACTGGTACGCCGACTGGTGCATCAGCTGCAAGGTGATCGAGCATGAAGTGCTCAACGCGCCGCAGGTGCAAACCCGGCTGACCGGCTTCAAGCTGCTGCGTTTCGACATTACCGAGAGCAATGCCGAGCAACGCAAACTGCTCGACCGCTATCAGCTGTTCGGCCCACCCGCCCTATTGTTCTTTGCCGCGAACGGCAGCGAAATTACCGCTGATCGGGTGATTGGCGAGATAAACGCCGGTGAATTTGCGCAAATTCTGACACGCGTTCGCGGCAAAGTCGGTCTATAACTTCCCGCGTGCCGGGAAAAATCCCGAATTAGGTGACCGGATTTAATTATTTGGTCACATACTTCGCGCGAATCTCGGACATCGTGCTGGCTATTGCCGGGAACTGGACACTTGCCGTCGCTTTACGGCACACTCGCCGCGCTGTGTCGAATTGCCCTACAAATCCAAGGAATCCGCAGATGGCAACGCTACTGGTGCTCCACGGCCCCAACCTCAACCTGCTCGGTACTCGCGAGCCTGGCCATTACGGCGCCGTGACCCTGGCCCAGATCAACCAGGACCTGGAGCAACGTGCCCGCGCCGCGGGCCACCATCTGCAGTACCTGCAGAGCAATGCCGAATACGAACTGATCGACCGTATTCACGCGGCACGCAACGAGGGTGTGGACTTCATCCTGATCAATCCGGCTGCTTTCACCCACACAAGCGTCGCATTACGTGACGCATTGCTTGCGGTGAGCATCCCATTCATCGAAGTGCACCTGTCCAACGTGCACAAACGCGAACCGTTCCGTCACCACTCCTACTTTTCCGATGTTGCCGTAGGAGTGATCTGCGGCCTGGGCGCCAGCGGTTATCGCCTGGCCCTGGAGTCCGCGCTGGAACAACTGGCTGCCAACGCACAGCCCAAATGATGAAAACCCTGGCCTAAGTGGGCCGGGGTTCGAGAGAAACGTATCGATACGTTTTTTGTATTTCGCCCCCTGACCGAACCTTTGGGAGTTGATGATTAATGGATATCCGTAAAGTCAAGAAACTGATCGAGCTGCTGGAAGAGTCTGGCATCGACGAACTGGAGATCAAGGAAGGCGAAGAGTCGGTCCGTATCAGCCGTCACAGCAAGACCCCAGCTGCCCAACAGTTCTACGCACCTGCGCCGATGGCTGCCGCACCTGTTGCTGCCCCGGTTGCCGCTGCTGCTCCAGTCGCCGAAGCCGAAGCCGCAGCCGCTGCCCCGGCCCTGAAAGGCACCGTGATCCGCTCGCCAATGGTAGGTACCTTCTACCGCAAGCCTTCGCCGACCTCGCCGAACTTCGCAGAAGTTGGCCAGTCGGTGAAGAAAGGCGACACCCTGTGCATCGTTGAAGCCATGAAGATGATGAACCACATCGAAGCCGATGTTGGCGGTGTCATCGACGCCATCCTGGTAGAAGACGGCCAGCCGGTTGAGTTCGACCAGCCGCTGTTCACCGTCGTTTGAATCGCGGAGAGCCAACGATGTCTGGGAAGCTCGAAAAAGTCCTGATCGCCAACCGTGGGGAAATTGCCCTGCGGATCCTGCGTGCCTGCAAAGAGCTGGGCATCAAAACCGTCGCTGTGCACTCCACCGCCGACCGTGAACTGATGCACCTGGGCCTGGCAGACGAGTCGGTCTGCATCGGCCCTGCATCGTCCAAGGATTCCTACCTGCATATCCCGGCAATCATCGCTGCCGCCGAAGTCACCGGCGCCACCGCGATTCACCCGGGCTACGGCTTCCTGGCAGAAAACGCCGACTTCGCCGAACAGGTCGAAAAATCCGGTTTCGCCTTCATCGGCCCTAAAGCCGACACCATTCGCCTGATGGGCGACAAGGTTTCGGCCAAGGACGCGATGATCAAGTCGGGCGTGCCGACCGTACCGGGCTCCGATGGCCCGCTGCCGGAAGACGAGGAAGTCGCCCTGGCGATTGCCCGTGACGTCGGCTACCCGGTGATCATCAAGGCCGCCGGTGGCGGTGGTGGTCGCGGCATGCGCGTGGTGCACAAGGAAGAGGACCTGATTTCCTCGGCCAAGCTCACCCGTACCGAAGCCGGTGCTGCCTTCGGCAACCCGATGGTCTACCTGGAGAAGTTCCTGACCAACCCACGCCACGTGGAAGTGCAGGTACTGTCCGACGGCCAGGGCAACGCCATCCACCTGGGCGACCGTGACTGCTCGCTGCAGCGCCGTCACCAGAAGGTCCTGGAAGAAGCACCAGCCCCGGGTATCGACGAGAAAGCCCGTCAGGAAGTGTTCAAGCGTTGCGTCGATGCGTGCATCGAGATCGGCTACCGTGGTGCCGGTACGTTCGAGTTCCTGTACGAGAACGGCAGCTTCTACTTCATCGAGATGAACACCCGCGTGCAGGTTGAGCACCCGGTGTCGGAGATGGTTACCGGTATCGACATCGTCAAGGAGATGCTGAGCATCGCCGCTGGCAACAAGCTGTCGTACCGCCAGGAAGACGTGGTGATCCGTGGCCACTCGCTGGAGTGCCGGATCAACGCCGAGGACCCGAAGAAGTTCATCCCGAGCCCAGGCAAGGTCAAGCACTTCCACGCCCCGGGCGGCAACGGCGTACGCGTCGATTCGCACCTGTACAGTGGTTATTCGGTTCCGCCGAACTACGACTCGCTGATCGGCAAGCTGATCACCTACGGCAAGGACCGCGAAGAAGCCATGGCGCGCATGCGCAATGCCCTGGACGAGATCGTCGTCGACGGCATCAAGACCAACATCCCGCTGCACCGCGACCTGGTGCGTGATGAAGGTTTCTGCAAAGGCGGCGTCAACATTCACTACCTCGAACACAAGCTGGCAAACGAGCATTGATCGAATAGTGTGATGTACCAGAACCCCGGACTTGTTCCGGGGTTTTTTATTGCCTGCCGGGGCCTCATCGCCGGCAAGCCAGCTCCCACAGGTACTGCACATGGCTTGAGGCCGATGCGATCGGGGTGGGAGCTGGCTTGCCGGTGATTGGGCTGCGGCGCAGCCCCAGGCCCCTACCCCTTCATCCGCGGCATCTCGATGTGGTGCTCGTGCACACGCCGATACAAGGTAGCCCGCGAAATACCCAACGCTCGCGCCGCATCGGCCGGCTTCCAGCGATGGCGGATCAGTGCATCCAGCAACAACTGCCGGGCCGGGCACGATACGCCACTGTCACTCGAAACGACTGCCTCGCCCCGCACCTCCGGCGGCAAATCCTGCAACTGCACCTGCCCGCCTTCACTCACCGCACAGGCATAGCGCAACACCTGTCGCAGTTGGCGCAGGTTGCCCGGCCAGCGGTAAAGCAGCAGCGACTGCAACGCAGCATCCGCCAACACCACCTCCACCGAACACGCTTGCGCCTCCTCGGCCAGCAGTTGGTGAATCAGCCCCAAGCGATCCTCGCGCTCACGCAGCGGCGGCAGCTCGAAGCGGGCATTGGCCAGACGGAAGTACAGGTCCTCGCGAAAACGGCCCTCCGCCACCATCTTCGCCAAGTCGCGGTGAGTGGCGCAGATCACCTGAATGTCCACGCGCTCGCGCCGTGCAGCCCCCAGCGGCGCCACTTCGCCTTCCGCCAGCACGCGCAGCAGGCGGGTTTGCAGGTTCAGCGGCATGTCGCCGATTTCGTCCAGGAACAGCGTGCCGCCATCGGCCTGCTGCAACAGCCCCTGCATGCCTTTGCTGCTAGCCCCGGTAAAGGCCCCAGCCACATAGCCAAACAGCTCGCTCTCGATCAGGTTTTCCGGGATGGCGGCGCAGTTCAGCGTGACAAACGGGCCGTCGCGGCGCTGGCTCTGCTGGTGCAACTGGCGGGCGAACACTTCTTTGCCTGACCCTGTCTCGCCTTGTACCAGTACCGCCAGGTTGCAGTCCTTGACCCGCGTGGCCAGCCGCAAATGCTGCTCGATGCGGGCGTCCTGGGCCTGATGCAAGGGCTGCACGCGCTGGCGCTGCTGCGGGGCGCTGACGCGGCCATACAGCCCGCCCAGGCCCGGCAGGCGCTGGGCGGACGACGTGTTGACGCGCCGTAGCTGGCCCATGTCGAACAGTTCACCAATGTGCTCAGGCAAGCGCCCCAGGTGCTGCACCAGCCGTTGCCGCGCCAGGCTGTTGATGGCCTGCAAGCGGCCGTCGGCATCCCAGGCCAGCAGGTAGTCGGGCTGGCTTTCGACGTAACCCGGTGTGCCATGGGCGCGCATCACCCAGTGGCCTTGGGCACTGTGCATGAAGAAGGCGTTTTCGATTTCACGGGCAGTCTGCTCGACCAACTGGCGGATCAGGTGCTGGCTGCGGCGGTCGTCCGGCGATTGCAAAGCCGAAACATCCACCACGCCCAGCAACTCGCCCTGCGGGTCGAACACCGGCGCTGCAGTGCAGGTCAGGCCGATGAAGGCCGCGCGGAAGTGATCGCGCTTGTGCACCGTGACCGGGGCCTTGCTGGTCAGCACCGCAGCCACCCCGCAGGTGCCCTCCTCGCCCTCCGACCAGCAGGTGCCCAGGTATAGCCCGGCCTTGCGGCAGTCATTGCGGATGGCCGCTTCGACCCGGTAATCGATGGTGCGCCCCTGGGCATCGGTCAGCAGCACGCAGTAGTCGGCGCCGCGCACCCGTTCGTGCAGGCGTGCCACGGCATCGCTGGCGATGCGCAGAAACAGCTCGGCGCGTTCGCGGCATTCGTTGAGCAGGCTTTGGGACAGGATGCGCGGCCCCTGCTGGGACCCGGGGTCGAGGCGGTACAGCTCCATGGAACGGCGCCATGAATCGAGGATCAGCGCTGGCACCGGCGCCTGTGGCAGGCGGTCGGCGTTCTTCAGCACCCGGCTGACGCAGTCGACATGGGCTCGGGAGTTCGCGGCAAGCATTCAGGCCCTCCGGTTCTCGTTGCTGTTTTTATCGTTGTCCGGCCATTAAGCGCTTCCACGCATGCCCCGACAAGCACTGTGTGATTACCGGCCGGCTTGAGACGCTGCGTCTCAGCGTCTCGCCAACCCAGGCCCCGCGCTGGCACTCAGCGTCTCGCCGGCGCCGCCCGTGGCGCGTACTGGTGCGCAACCAAACCGCTCTGGCGCGGCCACTACAGCCAAGCCAGGCAAAGCTGGCACCGCGCTTGCTCCTGCACTCTCAAACAAAAATCGAGGTGCGCCATGCCGCTACCCGCCCCAACCGTCGGGATCATTGCCAACCCTGCCTCTGGCCGCGACCTGCGCCGCCTGACCGCCAATGCCGGGCTCTATTCGAGCACCGACAAGGCCTCGGCGATCCAGCGCCTGCTGGCGGCCTTCGGTGCCACTGGCGTCGGACAGGTGCTGCTGCCCAGCGACATGACCGGCATAGCCGCCGCCGTGCTCAAGGCCAGCCAGGGCCCGGGCGCCCGTGACCAGCACTGGCCGGCCATCGAAATACTCGACCTTCCGCTGACCCAGACCGTTGCCGATACCCGCCTGGCCACCCGGCGCATGGTCGAGCGTGGCGTGGCGATGATCGCCGTGCTCGGTGGCGACGGCACCCACAAGGCAGTCGCTGCCGAGGCCGGTGACATACCGCTGCTGACGCTGTCCACCGGCACCAACAATGCCTTCCCCGAACTGCGTGAAGCTACCAGTGCGGGCCTGGCCGGCGGCCTGCTCGCCAGCGGCCAGGTACCGGCCAGCATCGGCCTGCGCCGCAACAAGCGCCTGCTGGTGAAAGTACCCGAGCAACAGCTTGCCGAATGGGCCCTGGTGGAAGTGGCGGTATCGCCCCAGCGCTTCATCGGTGCCCGTGCACTCAGCCGCAGCGAGGACCTGTGCGAAGTCTTTGCCTGCTTCGCCGAGCCCCACGCCATTGGCCTGTCGGCCTTGTGCGGGCTGTGGTGCCCGGTGTCACGCCAAGACCCGCGTGGCGCCTGGGTGCGCCTGAACCCCGGTGCCGAGCAGGCGCTGCTCGCGCCCCTGGCGCCCGGCCTGCTGCAAGGTTGCGGCATCACCGCCAGCGGCCCGCTGATGCCCGGAGTCGCACATCGCCTGAGCCTGGCCAGCGGCACCCTGGCCCTGGACGGCGAGCGGGAAATCGAATTCGCCGAGCACGACACGCCCACCATCACCCTCGACCACCAAGGCCCGCTAAGCGTGGATGTCGAGGCCGTCCTGGCGCATGCCGCCCGCCATCACCTGCTGGCCGTGCCGCGCGGCCACCGGCTGCACCCTGCAAACCCGCGTTGAGACAACCCTGGAGAACAACAAGATGTCCAATCAACTCAGTACCGAACAACTGCTGCATGCCTATGAAGTGATGCGCACCATCCGCGCCTTCGAAGAACGCCTGCACGTGGAATTCGCCACGGGCGAGATCCCCGGCTTCGTCCACCTGTACGCCGGCGAAGAAGCCTCAGCCGCCGGGGTAATGGCCCACCTGCGTGACAGCGATTGCATTGCCTCGACCCACCGCGGCCATGGCCACTGCATCGCCAAGGGGGTGGATGTGTACGGCATGATGGCCGAGATCTATGGCAAGAAAACCGGCGTGTGCGGCGGCAAAGGCGGCTCGATGCACATTGCCGACCTGGAAAAAGGCATGCTCGGTGCCAACGGCATCGTCGGCGCCGGTGCACCGCTGGTGGCCGGGGCGGCATTGGCAGCCAAACTCAAGGGCCGTGATGACGTGTCGGTGGCCTTCTTCGGCGATGGCGCTTCCAACGAAGGCGCCGTGTTCGAGGCCATGAACATGGCGTCGATCATGAACCTGCCGTGCATCTTCGTGGCCGAGAACAACGGCTACGCCGAGGCCACCGCCTCCAACTGGTCCGTCGCCTGCGACCACATTGCCGACCGCGCAGCCGGCTTCGGCATGCCGGGCGTCACCATCGACGGCTTCGACTTCTTTGCCGTGTACGAGGCCGCCGGGGCCGCCATCGAGCGTGCCCGTGCCGGGCAAGGGCCGTCGCTGATCGAGGTCAAGCTCAGCCGCTACTACGGCCACTTCGAAGGCGATGCGCAAACCTACCGCGCGCCGGATGAAGTGAAGAACCTGCGCGAATCCCGCGACTGCCTGATGCAGTTCCGTAACAAGACCACCCGCGCCGGCCTGCTCACTGCCGAGCAACTGGACGCCATCGACGCGCGCATCGAGGACCTGATCGAAGACGCCGTGCGCCGCGCCAAGTCCGATCCCAAGCCACAGCCCGCCGACCTGCTCACCGACGTCTACGTCAGCTACCCCTGAGCCGCGGATTACAAGAACAAAAGGAGAACCACCATGGCAAGAAAGATCAGCTACCAGCAGGCCATCAACGAAGCCCTGGCCCAGGAAATGCGTCGCGACAACACCGTGTTCATCATTGGCGAAGACGTTGCCGGCGGCGCCGGCGCACCCGGCGAGGATGACGCCTGGGGTGGCGTGCTGGGCGTGACCAAGGGCCTGTACCACCAGTTCCCCGGCCGCGTGCTGGACGCACCACTGTCGGAAATCGGCTACGTCGGCGCTGCCGTCGGTGCCGCCACCCAGGGCCTGCGCCCGGTGTGCGAACTGATGTTCGTCGACTTTGCCGGCTGCTGCCTGGACCAGATCCTCAACCAGGCTGCCAAGTTTCGCTACATGTTCGGCGGCAAGGCGGTCACCCCGCTGGTGATGCGCACCATGTACGGCGCCGGCCTGCGTGCGGCCGCCCAGCACTCGCAGATGCTCACCTCGCTGTGGACGCACATCCCCGGCCTGAAGGTGGTGTGCCCTTCTTCCCCTTACGATGCCAAGGGCCTGCTGATTCAGGCGATCCGCGACAACGACCCGGTGATCTTCTGTGAGCACAAGCTGCTGTACAGCATGCAGGGCGAGGTGCCGGAAGAGGTGTATACCGTGCCGTTCGGCGAGGCCAACTTCCTGCGCGATGGTGACGACGTGACCTTGGTCACCTATGGCCGCATGGTCCACGTAGCACTTGAAGCCGCCAACAACCTGGCCCGCCAGGGCATCGACTGCGAAGTGCTGGACCTGCGCACGACCAGCCCGCTGGATGAAGACAGCATTCTTGAAAGCGTGGAAAAAACCGGCCGCCTGGTGGTGATCGACGAAGCCAACCCGCGCTGCTCGATGGCCACCGACATCAGCGCGCTGGTGGCGCAAAAGGCTTTCGGCGCCCTCAAGGGCCCGATCGAAATGGTCACCGCACCGCACACTCCGGTGCCGTTCTCCGATGCCCTGGAAGACCTGTACATCCCTGACGCGGCGAAGATCGAAGCGGCCGTGCGCAAGGTGATCGAAGCCGCAAGGAGTGCCGCATGAGCCAGATCCATACCCTGACCATGCCCAAGTGGGGCCTGTCGATGACCGAAGGCCGGGTGGACACCTGGCTCAAGCAGGAAGGTGACGAAATCACCAAGGGCGACGAGGTGCTGGACGTCGAGACCGACAAGATCAGCAGCAGCGTCGAAGCCCCGTTCAGTGGCGTGTTGCGCCGCCAGGTGGCCAAGCCGGATGAAACCCTGCCAGTGGGCGCGTTGCTGGCCGTGGTGGTGGAAGGCGAAGCCGAAGAAGCCGAAATCGATGCGCTGGTGCAGCGCTTCCAGGCCGAGTTCGTCGCCGAAGGGGGCGCCGATCAGGCCCAGGGGCCGGCCCCACAGAAGGCAGAGGTTGGCGGCCGCCTGCTGCGCTGGTTCGAGCTGGGGGAAGGCGGCACGCCGCTGGTGCTGGTGCACGGTTTTGGCGGCGACCTCAACAACTGGCTGTTCAACCACCCGGCGCTGGCTGCCGAACGCCGCGTGATCGCCCTGGACCTGCCGGGGCACGGCGAGTCGGCCAAGGCCCTGCAGCGGGGCGACCTGGATGAACTGAGCGAAACCGTGCTGGCCCTGCTCGACCACCTGGACATCGCCAAGGCCCACCTGGCGGGCCATTCCATGGGCGGCGCGGTAAGCCTCAACGTGGCACGCCTGGCGCCGCAACGGGTGGCAAGCCTCAGCCTGGTCGCCAGTGCCGGCCTGGGCGAAGCGATCAACGGGCAGTACCTGCAGGGCTTCGTCGCCGCCGCCAACCGCAACGCCCTCAAACCGCAGATGGTGCAATTGTTTGCCGACCCGGCGCTGGTCACCCGGCAAATGCTGGAGGACATGCTCAAGTTCAAGCGCCTGGAAGGTGTTGATGACGCCTTGCGCCAGCTGGCATCAGCCATTGCCGACGGCGACCGCCAGCGCCACGACCTGCGCGGGGTGCTGGGGCAGCATCCGGCGCTGGTGGTGTGGGGCGGCAAGGACGCGATCATCCCGGCCAGCCATGCCGAAGGCCTGGAGGCAGAAGTACTGGTGCTGCCCGAAGCTGGGCATATGGTGCAGATGGAGGCGGCTGAAGAGGTGAACCGGAGGATGGTGGAGTTTTTGCGGGGGCATTAAAGGGGGGAGGTGCATGACTTGGGGTGGCGTTGAGACATAGATGTGCATGCCTCGGTTTTTTCAGCGCCTGTAATATCGAGCGCCGCCCGCGCGGCGCATCGCCGGCAAGCCAGCTCCCACATCTGTTTCGGGCCAGTCGCTCCTGTGAAGTCACCGCTGTCCGCCTTGTTTGTTCCTTTCAGAATCGAAGGTTGCGCCGCTGGTCTTCAGCAATTTCCAGTCATGCACCCAAGGGTGCGCGCGCCAAAGGCACAGGAGAGACTGGCCCGAAACAGATGTGGGAGCTGGCTTGCCGGCGATGCGCCGCGCGGGCGGCGCTCGATCTCACAGGAGATGAACAACTAAAGGCATGCGCCTGTCTGCCCACCCTCGATCCCCCGACATGCACCTCGCAGCCATCTCGCCGCGCCGGCCTGTTGTCTCATCTGCTTATGCCCTATCTGTCTCGGCCCCTTATTCTGCGTCATACTCGGCAGACCTATTGCCCGGTCCTCGCCATGCGTCCACTGCTCCCCATTACCCTGGTCCTGCTGCTCGCCGCCTGTGGCGATGGCGAATCGCTGCTTGCGCCGGACGCACGCCTGCCCGACGGGGGGCGTTACCGGGGGCAGGTGGTTGATGGCCTGCTGCAGGGCGAGGGCCGTATCGACTACCCCAATGGCAGCTGGTACGCCGGCGGCTTCAAGGATGGCCAGTGGCATGGCCAGGGCGAATGGCATGGCCAGAACGGCGAGGTTTACCGTGGCCAGTTCGCCGAGGGGCTGTTCCAGGGGCTGGGCGACCTGACCACCCCAGGCAGCCACTACAGTGGCACCTTCAAGCACGGCCGCCGCGACGGCGAAGGCACGCTCAAGCAAGCCGACCAGACCTACCGCGGCCAGTTCAAGGACGACCTGTACGAAGGCGCCGGCGAGCTGGAGCTGGCCGACGGCAGCCGCTACCAAGGCCTGTTCGCCAAGGGCAAGCCCAACGGCGCCGGGGTGCGCAGCGATGCCAGCGGCAACCAGTTCAGCGGGCGCTTCGTCAACGGCCAGCTGCAAGGCGGTGGTACTTACGACAGCGTCGACGGCGAGCAATACATCGGTGAGTTCAAGGACAACCGCCTGGAAGGCCGTGGCCGCTACGAAAACGCCGATGGCGATGTATGGATCGGCGAATTCAAGGACGGCTCGCTGATGGGTGAAGGCGAACTGCTAGGCAGCGACGGCAGCCACTACAAGGGCGAGTTCGTCGACTGGCGCCTTTCGGGCCGGGGCAGCCTGCAACTGGCCGACGGCAGCACCTACGTCGGCGGTTTCCTGAACGATGCCTACCATGGCCATGGGCAGCTGACCTTGCCCAGCGGCCAGGTCGAAGGTGGCACCTGGGCCAACGGTGTGCGCGTACGCGACCAGAAAGGCACGCTGCTGCCCGACCCACTGGACCTGGCCCTGCTCAACCAGGGCCGGCTGCTGGAAGAGTCGCTGGCCCGGGTACCGCGCTCAACGCCGCCCATCCAGCTGTACAGCCTGGTGGTGGCCGGCGATGGCCAGCAAAGCGTGTTCCTGCGCGAAGCCGACTACGTCAGCAACATGCTCAAGGTGCGCTTTGGCGCCCGCGGCCAGGTGACCCTGGTCAACCACCGTGACCACATGGCCACCCGCCCCATGGCCACCCGCGAGAACCTCACCCGTGCCGCCAGCACCCTGGCCGAACGCAGCGGCCCCGAAGACCTGGTGTTCATCTACTTCACCAGCCATGGCAGCCAGGACCACCAGTTGGTGCTCGACCAGCCGCGCCTGCAACTGGCCGACCTTTCTGCCGACGAACTGGCCACCGCCCTGGCGCCACTGAAGAACCGCGACAAGGTGATCGTCATATCGGCTTGCTATTCAGGGGGCTACATCGCCCCGCTCAAGGATGAGCGCACGGTGATCATGACTGCCGCTCGTGCCGACCGCGTGTCCTTCGGGTGCTCGGAAGAAGCCGACTTCACCTACTTTGGCGATGCGCTGTTCGCGCAAGCACTGAACCAGACCGACGACCTGAAACAGGCGTTTGAACTGGCCCGCGCCAGCGTTGCCGAAAGAGAACAAAGGGAAGGCTTCGAGGCTTCGGAGCCGCAGCTGTGGGCACCGCCAGCCGTACTTGAACACTGGCAGCACCTGCGCCGGCAACAGGCCGAAGAAGCATTGCGTAACGCCGCACAGGCCAACGTGGGGGTACAGGCAAAAACGCCTGGCAGCCACTAGACTTGTGTGTAACAAGGGAGAGACATCATGTATTTGACGCCTCAGCATGTCTTGCTTGCCGGTGCCACCGGCCTTACCGGTGAACACCTGCTGGACCGCCTGCTCAACGAACCCACCATCACCCGCGTACTGGCGCCTACCCGTCGGCCGCTGGCTGAGCACCCGCACCTGGAAAACCCGGTGGGTGACCCGGCGGTATTTCTTCCACAGCTGGCTGGGCGGGTCG
It contains:
- a CDS encoding thiamine pyrophosphate-dependent dehydrogenase E1 component subunit alpha, with the protein product MSNQLSTEQLLHAYEVMRTIRAFEERLHVEFATGEIPGFVHLYAGEEASAAGVMAHLRDSDCIASTHRGHGHCIAKGVDVYGMMAEIYGKKTGVCGGKGGSMHIADLEKGMLGANGIVGAGAPLVAGAALAAKLKGRDDVSVAFFGDGASNEGAVFEAMNMASIMNLPCIFVAENNGYAEATASNWSVACDHIADRAAGFGMPGVTIDGFDFFAVYEAAGAAIERARAGQGPSLIEVKLSRYYGHFEGDAQTYRAPDEVKNLRESRDCLMQFRNKTTRAGLLTAEQLDAIDARIEDLIEDAVRRAKSDPKPQPADLLTDVYVSYP
- a CDS encoding alpha-ketoacid dehydrogenase subunit beta; this translates as MARKISYQQAINEALAQEMRRDNTVFIIGEDVAGGAGAPGEDDAWGGVLGVTKGLYHQFPGRVLDAPLSEIGYVGAAVGAATQGLRPVCELMFVDFAGCCLDQILNQAAKFRYMFGGKAVTPLVMRTMYGAGLRAAAQHSQMLTSLWTHIPGLKVVCPSSPYDAKGLLIQAIRDNDPVIFCEHKLLYSMQGEVPEEVYTVPFGEANFLRDGDDVTLVTYGRMVHVALEAANNLARQGIDCEVLDLRTTSPLDEDSILESVEKTGRLVVIDEANPRCSMATDISALVAQKAFGALKGPIEMVTAPHTPVPFSDALEDLYIPDAAKIEAAVRKVIEAARSAA
- a CDS encoding acetoin dehydrogenase dihydrolipoyllysine-residue acetyltransferase subunit, translating into MSQIHTLTMPKWGLSMTEGRVDTWLKQEGDEITKGDEVLDVETDKISSSVEAPFSGVLRRQVAKPDETLPVGALLAVVVEGEAEEAEIDALVQRFQAEFVAEGGADQAQGPAPQKAEVGGRLLRWFELGEGGTPLVLVHGFGGDLNNWLFNHPALAAERRVIALDLPGHGESAKALQRGDLDELSETVLALLDHLDIAKAHLAGHSMGGAVSLNVARLAPQRVASLSLVASAGLGEAINGQYLQGFVAAANRNALKPQMVQLFADPALVTRQMLEDMLKFKRLEGVDDALRQLASAIADGDRQRHDLRGVLGQHPALVVWGGKDAIIPASHAEGLEAEVLVLPEAGHMVQMEAAEEVNRRMVEFLRGH
- a CDS encoding C13 family peptidase, with translation MRPLLPITLVLLLAACGDGESLLAPDARLPDGGRYRGQVVDGLLQGEGRIDYPNGSWYAGGFKDGQWHGQGEWHGQNGEVYRGQFAEGLFQGLGDLTTPGSHYSGTFKHGRRDGEGTLKQADQTYRGQFKDDLYEGAGELELADGSRYQGLFAKGKPNGAGVRSDASGNQFSGRFVNGQLQGGGTYDSVDGEQYIGEFKDNRLEGRGRYENADGDVWIGEFKDGSLMGEGELLGSDGSHYKGEFVDWRLSGRGSLQLADGSTYVGGFLNDAYHGHGQLTLPSGQVEGGTWANGVRVRDQKGTLLPDPLDLALLNQGRLLEESLARVPRSTPPIQLYSLVVAGDGQQSVFLREADYVSNMLKVRFGARGQVTLVNHRDHMATRPMATRENLTRAASTLAERSGPEDLVFIYFTSHGSQDHQLVLDQPRLQLADLSADELATALAPLKNRDKVIVISACYSGGYIAPLKDERTVIMTAARADRVSFGCSEEADFTYFGDALFAQALNQTDDLKQAFELARASVAEREQREGFEASEPQLWAPPAVLEHWQHLRRQQAEEALRNAAQANVGVQAKTPGSH